In the Nitrospirales bacterium LBB_01 genome, one interval contains:
- a CDS encoding sigma-54-dependent Fis family transcriptional regulator — protein MTQTKPDLTGLSLLIVSGGNVSFKDVCERFEEFGGKAFVVTEPDAALYLSVKERIDIVLADLKTLGDDVSAFIEKCKSTNPAAIIYLTMDNLRGAAASVLPPGVEDYLHNNITGLRFAQMAEMMFGRGQEGESTSLTLMDPLVSRLRPYFQFHSEAMRRALNNLPAIARSGQTVLISGETGTGKEMTARSIHVLSKRSSGPFVAVNCAAIPETLIEGELFGHEKGAFTGAFRLRKGKFETAANGTLFLDEIGDMPLALQVRLLRVLEEGQIYRVGAESPVSINARVIAATGRDLKLSVQNGLFREDLYYRLNILPIHLPPLRERIEDIPYLAIYFLGRAMTEQGIPPPYPALSPATIDVLEKHPWRGNVRELRNVMTRVATLIPSTIAQVLPIHIIPYLDSLTQPASSLQLDSSESSGIFIPIGTPLSEAEDMLIAETLRYTGGNRTKAAELLKIGLRTLRRRLNQNILS, from the coding sequence ATGACGCAGACTAAACCAGATTTAACAGGCCTTTCTCTGCTAATAGTAAGTGGCGGCAACGTTTCATTTAAAGATGTTTGTGAGAGGTTTGAAGAATTTGGAGGAAAAGCTTTCGTTGTAACAGAACCGGATGCTGCCCTTTACTTGTCAGTTAAGGAGCGGATTGATATTGTGTTGGCAGATTTAAAAACGCTCGGAGATGATGTATCGGCTTTTATAGAAAAATGTAAGTCAACAAATCCTGCCGCCATAATCTACTTGACAATGGATAATTTAAGAGGCGCTGCTGCCTCTGTGCTTCCTCCCGGAGTGGAGGATTATCTGCATAACAATATAACCGGACTTAGGTTTGCACAGATGGCGGAGATGATGTTTGGCAGGGGGCAAGAGGGGGAAAGCACCTCGCTTACACTAATGGATCCTCTTGTATCCCGTCTCAGACCGTATTTTCAGTTTCACTCAGAGGCCATGCGTCGTGCGCTTAACAATCTGCCTGCAATTGCCCGTTCAGGACAGACTGTGCTGATTTCCGGTGAAACAGGCACAGGAAAGGAGATGACAGCCCGTTCTATACACGTCCTAAGTAAAAGGTCATCGGGCCCATTTGTAGCTGTTAACTGTGCCGCTATTCCTGAAACTCTGATAGAGGGTGAACTGTTTGGGCATGAGAAGGGGGCTTTTACGGGCGCTTTCCGTTTGCGTAAGGGTAAGTTTGAGACGGCTGCAAACGGCACCCTGTTTCTTGATGAGATTGGCGATATGCCGCTGGCGCTTCAGGTTAGACTGTTGAGGGTCTTAGAGGAGGGACAAATTTACAGAGTGGGCGCTGAATCTCCAGTTTCTATAAATGCAAGAGTCATTGCTGCCACTGGCCGCGATCTAAAACTCTCCGTACAAAATGGGCTTTTTAGAGAAGACCTCTACTACAGGCTTAACATTCTACCGATACATCTGCCACCGTTAAGAGAACGCATAGAGGACATCCCATATCTGGCAATATACTTTCTTGGGCGTGCGATGACAGAACAAGGAATCCCTCCCCCATACCCAGCCCTTTCCCCCGCCACGATTGATGTGCTTGAAAAACACCCGTGGCGGGGTAATGTAAGAGAACTGAGAAACGTCATGACACGCGTGGCAACTCTTATCCCAAGCACTATCGCTCAGGTGCTTCCAATTCACATAATCCCTTACCTTGACAGCCTCACACAACCAGCATCATCACTGCAACTGGACAGCTCAGAAAGCAGCGGCATATTTATTCCAATCGGCACACCTCTTTCTGAAGCGGAGGATATGTTAATTGCTGAAACACTAAGATACACCGGCGGTAACCGTACAAAAGCCGCTGAATTATTGAAAATCGGACTTCGCACGCTAAGACGCCGGCTAAATCAGAATATTTTATCGTAA
- a CDS encoding slipin family protein — MFNMSTGMMVLMAVLFFFWSAIKILNEYERGVVFRLGRVIPVKGPGLVIILPIIDKLVRVSLRTVTMDVPSQDVITRDNVTVKVNAVVYFKVVDPIKAITEIENFYFATSQIAQTTLRSTLGQSQLDDLLSKREDINAQLQKIIDLQTEPWGIKVTAVETKNVDLPVEMQRAIAKQAEAERERRAKIIHAEGELQASYKLADAAKIISSESGTLQLRYLQTLTEISAEKNSTIIFPLPIELLTPFLDRFKDKQNLPVKDA; from the coding sequence ATGTTCAATATGTCCACCGGAATGATGGTATTAATGGCTGTTTTGTTTTTTTTCTGGAGCGCCATTAAAATACTAAATGAATACGAAAGAGGTGTGGTGTTTAGGCTTGGCAGGGTGATACCCGTAAAAGGCCCCGGGCTTGTTATAATTTTACCCATAATTGACAAACTTGTGAGAGTCAGCCTGAGAACCGTGACTATGGATGTTCCATCACAAGACGTGATTACAAGGGACAACGTAACGGTTAAGGTCAATGCCGTAGTGTATTTTAAAGTAGTGGATCCGATAAAGGCGATAACCGAAATAGAAAATTTTTATTTTGCGACAAGTCAGATAGCCCAAACTACCCTTAGAAGTACCCTCGGACAGAGCCAACTGGATGATCTTCTTTCCAAACGAGAGGATATAAATGCTCAACTTCAAAAGATAATAGACCTGCAAACGGAGCCGTGGGGAATTAAGGTGACCGCAGTGGAAACTAAAAACGTGGATTTGCCCGTTGAAATGCAGCGAGCAATCGCTAAGCAGGCTGAGGCTGAAAGGGAAAGACGCGCTAAGATTATACACGCCGAGGGTGAGCTTCAGGCCTCGTATAAACTTGCCGATGCCGCTAAAATAATCTCATCGGAATCCGGCACACTACAGTTAAGATACCTGCAAACACTAACAGAGATTTCTGCTGAGAAAAACTCAACCATAATATTCCCTCTTCCAATTGAGCTTTTGACTCCGTTTCTTGACCGTTTTAAAGACAAACAGAATCTGCCCGTGAAGGACGCTTAA
- a CDS encoding sigma-54-dependent Fis family transcriptional regulator, translating to MAAQKDLKSVLLKIKLGDSETMSRITNDVLTVADSDETVLIEGETGTGKRYTAKLIHLLGKRATQPFVKVDLSLIPETLLESELFGSDNGKPGFFEMANHGTLVLDELQSVSKQLQTKLLQVIKDGKITPLGARQSKDVDLRIIATTDKSLEELVKHDCFSADLYKKITEYAIKIPAIRNRKDDIKFFAYRFLEEITGELEKQIYSFTDEAITLLGFHD from the coding sequence ATGGCAGCACAGAAGGATTTAAAGAGTGTGTTACTGAAGATCAAACTGGGTGACAGCGAGACAATGTCCAGAATCACCAATGACGTGTTAACAGTGGCGGATAGTGATGAGACGGTGCTTATCGAGGGGGAGACCGGCACAGGGAAACGTTATACAGCAAAGCTAATTCATCTGCTTGGCAAAAGAGCTACCCAGCCGTTTGTTAAAGTGGATTTGAGTCTTATTCCTGAGACATTGCTGGAAAGTGAATTGTTTGGATCAGATAACGGAAAGCCAGGGTTTTTTGAGATGGCTAACCATGGCACTTTGGTTTTGGATGAACTTCAGTCCGTGTCAAAACAGCTTCAAACCAAACTGCTACAGGTCATTAAAGATGGTAAAATTACCCCACTTGGAGCCAGACAGTCTAAAGATGTTGACTTACGAATAATTGCAACAACAGACAAAAGCCTTGAGGAACTGGTCAAGCATGACTGTTTTAGCGCTGATTTATACAAAAAGATTACAGAGTATGCAATAAAAATACCTGCAATAAGAAACCGCAAAGACGATATAAAATTCTTTGCCTACAGGTTTTTAGAGGAAATAACTGGTGAGCTGGAAAAACAGATATACAGCTTTACCGATGAGGCAATTACGCTGCTTGGTTTTCACGATTGA
- the thpR gene encoding RNA 2',3'-cyclic phosphodiesterase, protein MKEVRAFLAVNIDEALKGKIAASISGLNLTGVKWVRAKNLHLTLKFLDSISENEIDKVVDTLNEILPKSSAFDIGFKGIGAFPNERKPKVIWIGVTNTEGLVRLQGMIEDSLSVVGFKREERAFSPHLTIGRVTVGLSDFAKQPHRDTFYGDMTVDTVYLMKSELFPAGAEYSELKSFKLKKQG, encoded by the coding sequence TTGAAAGAAGTAAGGGCATTTCTTGCAGTTAACATTGATGAGGCGCTGAAGGGGAAAATCGCAGCCTCTATATCAGGGCTTAATCTGACAGGTGTAAAGTGGGTAAGAGCAAAAAACCTCCATTTGACGTTAAAATTCCTTGACAGCATCTCTGAGAATGAAATAGATAAGGTTGTGGATACGCTTAATGAGATATTGCCTAAGAGCAGTGCTTTTGACATTGGCTTTAAGGGCATTGGCGCTTTCCCAAACGAGCGGAAACCAAAAGTTATATGGATTGGAGTAACTAATACCGAGGGGTTAGTAAGGCTGCAAGGCATGATAGAGGATAGTCTTTCAGTGGTTGGTTTTAAACGAGAGGAAAGAGCCTTCTCGCCGCATCTTACAATAGGCAGAGTGACAGTTGGATTAAGTGATTTTGCTAAACAACCTCATAGGGACACATTCTATGGAGATATGACAGTGGATACGGTGTATCTTATGAAAAGCGAGTTGTTTCCTGCTGGTGCTGAGTATTCTGAGTTGAAATCTTTCAAATTAAAAAAACAGGGATAA
- a CDS encoding phosphatidylglycerophosphatase A: MKSKLRTLLQHIATLWKVGFFPIAPGTAGTFVAFLFVILYRPGNRTLLIITLALLVVGTIAAHSAEKTLGKKDSGHIIIDEVVGYFVSIIYVESSMTVYVLAFFLFRAFDILKPPPVNYVEKSLNGGLGVMMDDVAAGLYVNVALQIATSMKF, translated from the coding sequence TTGAAGAGTAAACTGCGAACACTTCTACAACATATAGCAACTCTGTGGAAAGTAGGTTTTTTTCCGATAGCGCCGGGAACAGCAGGAACGTTTGTTGCTTTTTTGTTTGTAATTTTATATAGACCCGGTAATCGTACCCTGCTGATTATCACTTTGGCGCTGCTTGTTGTGGGAACTATAGCTGCACACTCGGCCGAAAAAACACTTGGCAAAAAGGACTCGGGGCACATCATAATAGATGAGGTAGTCGGATATTTTGTATCCATAATCTATGTGGAGAGTTCGATGACGGTTTATGTGTTGGCGTTTTTTTTGTTTCGTGCGTTTGATATTTTAAAACCGCCTCCGGTTAATTATGTAGAAAAGTCCTTAAACGGCGGTCTCGGGGTTATGATGGATGATGTAGCAGCAGGGCTTTATGTTAACGTGGCGCTTCAGATAGCAACGAGTATGAAATTTTGA
- a CDS encoding OsmC family protein, producing the protein MEAKLTYVSGMKFVGEASSGHAIVVDGDHEHGGNDSGLRPSELLLIALGGCSAMDVISIMKKKQQHVTGFEINVNGSKVQTHPKKFEKIVVEYVFKGKNISTEAVQRAVELSMTKYCSVKATLEGGVPIEYTYRVIEE; encoded by the coding sequence ATGGAGGCAAAACTAACGTATGTAAGTGGAATGAAATTTGTGGGAGAAGCATCAAGCGGTCATGCCATTGTGGTCGATGGCGACCATGAGCATGGCGGCAACGACTCAGGGCTTAGACCCTCAGAGCTCCTGCTAATAGCCCTTGGCGGCTGTTCCGCTATGGATGTTATTTCTATTATGAAGAAAAAACAGCAGCATGTCACAGGTTTTGAGATAAACGTAAACGGCAGCAAGGTTCAGACACATCCCAAAAAGTTTGAGAAAATTGTCGTTGAGTATGTTTTTAAGGGCAAAAATATATCCACAGAGGCAGTACAAAGGGCTGTGGAACTCTCCATGACCAAGTACTGCTCTGTGAAGGCAACTCTTGAGGGGGGAGTACCCATAGAATACACTTATAGGGTCATTGAAGAGTAA
- a CDS encoding TIGR00282 family metallophosphoesterase, whose translation MKVLFIGDVIGRPGRLFLKSLLSGIVHNRSIDFVIANGENAAGGFGITEKTANELFAMGVQVITTGNHVWDKKETVQYLFSENKILRPLNFPPDVPGFGSIVFNLKNGLKVGVINLIGRVFMNLSDCPFRAVIPEIEKIKKITNIIIVDMHAEATSEKQALSYYLDGKVSAVVGTHTHVQTSDEKILPYGTAYITDVGMVGPMVSVIGVQVEQIVRKFLNQIPQKYDVAKGSCFFCGVVIDIDNQTGKATGIERLLVNE comes from the coding sequence GTGAAAGTTCTGTTTATAGGGGATGTGATAGGGCGGCCGGGGAGGCTGTTCCTTAAGAGTCTTTTGTCTGGGATAGTGCATAATCGGAGTATAGACTTCGTTATAGCAAACGGCGAGAACGCTGCCGGCGGCTTTGGAATAACTGAAAAAACGGCAAATGAGCTGTTTGCTATGGGTGTGCAAGTAATCACTACCGGTAATCATGTGTGGGACAAAAAGGAGACTGTGCAGTATCTTTTCAGTGAGAATAAAATATTGCGCCCGTTGAATTTCCCGCCTGATGTGCCTGGCTTTGGAAGCATTGTGTTTAACCTTAAAAACGGCCTGAAAGTAGGCGTTATCAATCTGATTGGACGTGTTTTTATGAACCTTTCGGACTGTCCTTTCAGAGCAGTTATACCTGAGATAGAGAAAATAAAAAAGATAACCAACATCATAATCGTTGATATGCACGCCGAGGCAACCTCAGAAAAACAGGCGCTCAGCTACTACCTAGACGGCAAAGTGAGCGCTGTGGTTGGAACACACACGCATGTTCAAACATCTGACGAAAAGATTCTCCCATATGGTACGGCATACATAACAGATGTGGGGATGGTAGGGCCTATGGTGTCAGTGATAGGAGTACAAGTTGAGCAAATAGTGAGGAAGTTCCTTAATCAGATACCTCAAAAGTACGATGTGGCAAAGGGCAGCTGCTTCTTCTGTGGAGTTGTTATTGACATAGACAACCAGACTGGCAAGGCTACCGGTATAGAAAGACTCTTAGTGAATGAGTAA
- the rny gene encoding ribonuclease Y produces the protein MTSVVYILIAIAAGAFTGVLLAFLFKRTLNKKSSELDRKKEEIVKEAERDAERIKKEALIEAKDIKYQTKSEGEREVKEKKFELNQMEKRLRHKEESLDKKLDQFEKREGDFMKREKDFSKKEQTIADKEKHYDKLIQLETERLEKISGITTEEAKSQLLRKVEEEVRFEQARLIKQIDHETKEEVEKHSRNIIGLAIQRYASDYVSDATVTAVTLPNEEMKGRIIGREGRNIRALEAATGVDFIVDDTPEAVTLSGFDPVRREIARISLERLITDGRIHPARIEEIVEKVRKEVNNAMREEGEKAVFDLGLTGVHPEFIKLLGRLKYRTSYGQNVLQHSREVAYFAGMMAGELKADVKLAKRSGLLHDIGKAVDQEVEGPHHEIGAAIAKKYGEDERVINAMLVHHGDGDPICVESALVTAADALSAARPGVRRESIENYIKRLEKLEEIAMSYAGVDKCYAIQAGREIRIIVKPDETSDDMSYLISREIAKKVEAEMTYPGQIKITVIRESRFVEYAR, from the coding sequence ATGACCAGCGTAGTTTACATACTAATAGCCATAGCGGCAGGGGCTTTCACAGGAGTGCTGCTTGCATTTTTGTTTAAGAGAACATTAAACAAAAAATCCAGTGAACTTGACAGAAAAAAAGAGGAAATAGTCAAAGAGGCTGAAAGAGACGCCGAGAGGATTAAAAAAGAGGCTCTCATTGAGGCTAAAGACATCAAGTATCAGACAAAGTCAGAGGGCGAACGAGAAGTAAAAGAAAAGAAGTTTGAGCTTAACCAGATGGAAAAACGCCTCAGACACAAGGAGGAGAGCCTTGATAAAAAACTAGATCAGTTTGAAAAGCGTGAAGGCGATTTTATGAAGCGCGAAAAGGACTTTTCCAAAAAAGAGCAGACAATTGCAGATAAGGAAAAACACTACGACAAACTGATTCAGTTAGAGACCGAAAGGCTGGAAAAAATCTCCGGAATAACCACAGAGGAGGCTAAATCCCAACTCCTTAGAAAGGTTGAGGAGGAAGTGCGTTTTGAGCAGGCCAGACTCATAAAGCAAATAGACCACGAGACTAAAGAAGAGGTGGAAAAGCACTCCCGCAACATCATAGGGCTTGCCATTCAAAGATACGCCTCCGATTACGTAAGCGACGCTACAGTAACTGCCGTGACATTGCCTAATGAGGAAATGAAGGGACGGATAATCGGCAGAGAGGGCAGAAACATCCGGGCGCTTGAGGCTGCCACAGGGGTGGACTTTATAGTTGACGACACACCGGAGGCTGTCACATTGTCGGGGTTTGATCCGGTGCGGCGTGAAATAGCAAGGATTTCCCTTGAAAGGCTGATAACTGATGGCAGAATTCACCCGGCTCGTATTGAGGAAATCGTAGAAAAGGTCAGAAAAGAGGTAAATAACGCTATGAGAGAAGAGGGCGAAAAGGCCGTCTTTGATCTTGGGCTAACCGGCGTACATCCTGAATTTATAAAACTTCTGGGGCGGCTTAAATATAGAACTTCTTACGGACAAAACGTGCTTCAGCACTCCCGCGAGGTAGCGTACTTTGCCGGCATGATGGCAGGAGAGCTTAAGGCTGATGTGAAACTTGCCAAAAGATCGGGTCTGCTTCATGACATAGGAAAAGCGGTGGATCAGGAGGTTGAGGGACCGCATCACGAGATAGGAGCCGCAATAGCTAAAAAGTACGGCGAGGATGAGCGCGTCATTAACGCAATGCTTGTCCATCACGGAGACGGTGACCCGATTTGTGTTGAGTCAGCGCTTGTTACGGCAGCGGATGCACTTTCAGCGGCACGCCCCGGTGTGCGCCGTGAAAGCATTGAAAACTACATTAAGCGTCTTGAAAAACTTGAGGAAATTGCCATGTCCTATGCCGGTGTAGATAAGTGTTACGCTATACAGGCGGGGCGTGAGATACGCATAATAGTCAAACCAGATGAGACCTCCGATGATATGTCATATCTGATTTCAAGAGAAATCGCAAAGAAAGTTGAAGCTGAGATGACCTATCCGGGACAGATTAAGATAACCGTGATAAGAGAGTCGCGTTTTGTAGAGTATGCGAGATAG
- a CDS encoding YeeE/YedE family protein → MDQILLRLKDTFDPSTISTISGPASLYGGFILGSLLGIILQKGRLCKYDVVSGMFRLQDFTFWRIGTPLLMIGMIVVFLFKDLGIVELHVPATVVLAQLIGGVIFGAGLAIAGYCPAIAAGALGEGHIDALAAMVGIVFGSIVYAEVFDGSKLEHIINYINLGKVTFPDIFLVFNHWFFVMGFAIMCTAFLVGISMYDEFLRASFMIVDKVSGKLKRK, encoded by the coding sequence ATGGATCAGATTCTGTTACGGCTTAAAGATACTTTTGACCCATCCACTATTTCTACCATCTCAGGCCCTGCAAGCCTCTACGGAGGGTTTATACTTGGCTCCCTGCTCGGTATTATTTTACAAAAAGGCAGGTTGTGCAAGTATGATGTTGTCTCAGGAATGTTCAGGCTTCAGGATTTCACTTTCTGGAGAATTGGCACTCCTCTTCTTATGATAGGCATGATTGTTGTGTTTCTGTTTAAAGATCTGGGAATTGTAGAGCTTCACGTTCCCGCCACTGTTGTGCTTGCTCAATTAATTGGAGGGGTAATATTTGGCGCAGGTCTTGCTATAGCCGGATACTGTCCGGCCATTGCCGCAGGGGCGCTGGGTGAAGGACACATTGATGCCCTTGCTGCTATGGTAGGCATTGTGTTTGGCTCGATAGTTTATGCAGAGGTTTTTGATGGTTCTAAACTTGAACACATAATTAACTACATAAACCTTGGCAAGGTGACCTTCCCAGACATTTTTCTTGTGTTTAACCACTGGTTTTTTGTGATGGGATTTGCCATTATGTGCACAGCGTTTCTTGTAGGAATCAGCATGTATGATGAGTTTCTGCGGGCGTCTTTTATGATTGTGGATAAGGTATCGGGTAAGTTAAAAAGGAAATAG
- a CDS encoding YeeE/YedE family protein, whose translation MFFLRRKEWMPIGTGILFALLEVLSFYMSDRPLGSSRGYTTIGSIVEYVFFPAHAQKVAYWQSYEPYIEWTVTLILGIVFGSFLSSILSGQFKLTLVPDMWKNTVKGSVAKRFLWAFIGGALVGFGSRLAMGCTLGMLIAGVIQLAPAGFIFMMSLWMGGLGATAIFYRLKTFTFRRG comes from the coding sequence ATGTTTTTTTTGAGAAGAAAAGAGTGGATGCCGATAGGAACAGGAATTTTGTTTGCTCTTTTGGAGGTTCTTTCGTTTTACATGTCAGACCGTCCACTGGGCTCCTCCCGAGGATATACCACAATAGGTTCTATAGTTGAGTATGTTTTTTTTCCGGCACATGCGCAAAAAGTCGCCTACTGGCAGTCATACGAGCCATACATCGAGTGGACAGTGACCTTAATCCTTGGTATTGTGTTTGGCAGCTTTTTGTCCTCTATTCTGTCCGGGCAGTTTAAGTTGACACTGGTTCCCGATATGTGGAAAAACACGGTGAAAGGCTCGGTTGCAAAGCGTTTTCTATGGGCATTCATTGGCGGCGCACTGGTAGGTTTTGGCTCAAGGCTTGCTATGGGCTGTACACTTGGCATGTTGATAGCAGGCGTTATTCAGCTTGCTCCGGCCGGGTTTATCTTTATGATGTCTCTTTGGATGGGTGGTCTTGGCGCTACAGCCATTTTCTACAGGCTCAAAACATTCACTTTCAGGAGGGGATAG
- a CDS encoding NAD(P)-dependent glycerol-3-phosphate dehydrogenase, producing MEKITVIGAGSWGTVLANMLALKGHTVTLWAYETETVQTILKTGVNETFMPELKLSPNVKPTNDINVAVDSVKYVIFTVPSQFLRKVLSLVESKLSSEAILVTAVKGIEKVTLMTASTIIRDFLPNEIAALSGPSFANEVALKKPAAVSLGVTNDGVGHTLQDIFNTEYFRVYTNDDIVGVELGGALKNVIAIASGISDGLSLGFNARAALITRGLSEIVRLGVKMGARERTFSGLSGIGDLVLTCTGALSRNYSVGKKLGIGMTPDEIVKSMKAVAEGVETSLSAYELSVKHAVEMPIVEQVYKVIHHGKDPGSAVKELMSRELKREF from the coding sequence ATGGAAAAGATAACTGTAATAGGAGCTGGGAGCTGGGGAACAGTGCTTGCCAATATGCTTGCCCTTAAAGGCCATACGGTTACGCTTTGGGCTTATGAGACCGAAACTGTTCAAACCATATTAAAAACCGGTGTAAATGAAACCTTTATGCCGGAGCTTAAGCTTTCGCCAAATGTAAAACCCACCAACGACATAAATGTGGCAGTTGATTCGGTAAAGTATGTGATTTTTACAGTACCGTCGCAATTTTTACGTAAAGTGCTCAGTCTTGTGGAGTCAAAATTATCATCTGAAGCGATACTGGTAACTGCCGTCAAAGGCATTGAGAAGGTGACTCTTATGACGGCAAGCACTATAATCCGTGATTTCTTGCCTAATGAGATAGCGGCTTTGTCCGGACCCAGTTTTGCAAACGAGGTGGCGCTTAAAAAACCGGCTGCCGTCTCCCTTGGCGTTACAAACGACGGCGTTGGACATACGTTGCAGGACATATTTAACACAGAGTATTTTCGCGTTTATACAAATGATGATATTGTTGGCGTAGAGTTGGGAGGCGCTTTAAAAAATGTAATAGCCATAGCATCCGGCATATCGGATGGCCTGTCACTGGGGTTTAATGCGCGTGCAGCACTGATTACCAGAGGACTTTCAGAAATTGTAAGACTGGGAGTAAAAATGGGAGCCCGTGAGCGCACATTTTCAGGATTAAGCGGCATTGGGGATTTGGTTTTAACATGCACAGGGGCACTTTCAAGAAACTACAGCGTTGGAAAGAAACTTGGGATTGGCATGACCCCGGATGAGATAGTTAAAAGCATGAAAGCCGTAGCCGAGGGTGTTGAGACCTCGTTGTCCGCTTATGAGTTATCAGTAAAACATGCCGTTGAGATGCCGATAGTGGAACAGGTGTATAAAGTTATCCATCATGGCAAAGACCCCGGCTCTGCCGTTAAGGAATTAATGTCCAGAGAGTTAAAGCGGGAGTTTTAG
- the larB gene encoding nickel pincer cofactor biosynthesis protein LarB — MDTESLKNLLNSFKIGTASLDDVLKTLKHMPYEDLEFARVDHHRALISGIAEVVFGEGKKTEDSIAIAHRIYEKSGKVLLTRVNEDVYTGLNIEGASYDRDARLITASAKSIEQKGKVLIISAGTADIPIAKEAALTASFLGSAVETLFDAGVAGLHRILKNMGLFDSANAIVVIAGMEGALPSVVGALTDKPIIAVPTSVGYGTSLGGLTALFAMLNSCVPGIAVMNIDNGFGAGCFAHKINMLSVKE, encoded by the coding sequence ATGGATACAGAATCGTTAAAGAATCTCTTAAACTCCTTCAAAATCGGCACTGCAAGCCTTGACGATGTGCTTAAAACTCTTAAACACATGCCGTATGAGGATTTGGAATTTGCCCGTGTTGACCATCATAGGGCGCTTATTTCCGGTATAGCTGAGGTAGTTTTTGGCGAAGGGAAAAAAACGGAGGACTCAATTGCCATAGCTCATAGGATTTATGAAAAAAGCGGCAAAGTCCTGTTAACCCGTGTAAATGAGGACGTCTATACAGGACTAAACATAGAGGGTGCCTCATATGACAGAGATGCACGCCTTATTACGGCAAGTGCCAAAAGTATTGAGCAAAAGGGTAAGGTGCTGATAATATCAGCCGGCACGGCAGACATACCCATTGCAAAGGAGGCGGCACTTACTGCATCATTTTTGGGCAGCGCCGTTGAAACCCTGTTTGACGCCGGTGTGGCAGGGCTTCATAGGATACTAAAAAACATGGGACTTTTTGATTCTGCTAACGCAATAGTTGTAATTGCCGGCATGGAGGGTGCGCTCCCTTCAGTGGTTGGCGCTCTTACTGACAAACCCATAATAGCCGTTCCAACATCGGTAGGATACGGCACATCGCTTGGTGGTTTAACCGCTCTGTTTGCTATGCTGAATTCCTGCGTTCCCGGCATAGCAGTTATGAATATAGATAATGGTTTTGGGGCAGGATGTTTTGCCCATAAAATAAACATGTTGTCAGTCAAGGAATAA